A single Scleropages formosus chromosome 4, fSclFor1.1, whole genome shotgun sequence DNA region contains:
- the hnrnph3 gene encoding heterogeneous nuclear ribonucleoprotein H3 isoform X2, which translates to MDWVLKRCGPTDYDSSSGCMLRLRGLPFGCSKEEIVQFFAGLKIVPNGITLPMDFQGRSTGEAFVQFASKEIAEKALGKHKERIGHRYIEIFKSSRNEIRAYYELPRRMMGQRPGPYDRPLMGRGGFFGPGPGRGGSVLDQMRSGGGYSGGYGGFDNYNGFNNYCFGNGMFEDRVRGDRARGMGGHGYSSGDAGSGFHSGHFVHMRGLPFRATEADVASFFAPLSPVRVHIDVGPNGKSTGEADVEFGSHEDAVAAMSKDKNHMQHRYIELFLNSTASGGSEMGRGGGGSFYGSSGGMGSRGGGLRGMF; encoded by the exons ATGGACTGGGTACTGAAACGCTGTGGCCCTACTGACTACGACAGCAGCAGTGGGTGTATGCTGCGGCTGCGAGGGCTGCCCTTCGGCTGCAGCAAGGAAGAGATCGTCCAGTTCTTTGCAG GGTTGAAAATCGTGCCAAATGGGATAACATTGCCGATGGACTTCCAGGGGAGGAGTACGGGGGAAGCCTTCGTGCAGTTTGCCTCAAAGGAGATAGCAGAAAAAGCTCTTGggaaacacaaggaaagaaTAGGGCACAG GTACATAGAGATCTTCAAAAGCAGTAGAAATGAAATTCGGGCTTATTATGAGCTGCCACGGAGGATGATGGGACAGCGGCCAGGGCCGTATGACAGGCCCTTGATGGGCCGCGGAGGGTTTTTTGGTCCTGGACCAGGAAGAGGGGGCAGCGTTTTGGATCAGATGCGCAGTGGAGGGGGCTACAGTGGTG GCTACGGGGGATTTGACAATTACAACGGCTTTAATAACTACTGTTTTGGCAACGGCATGTTTGAGGACAGAGTCAGAGGCGACcgagccagag GGATGGGTGGACACGGCTACAGTAGTGGGGATGCTGGCTCCGGCTTCCACAGCGGACACTTTGTGCACATGAGGGGCCTTCCTTTCCGAGCGACCGAGGCAGACGTTGCCAGC TTCTTCGCACCACTGAGCCCTGTACGAGTGCACATTGACGTCGGGCCCAACGGGAAATCCACAGGCGAGGCCGATGTGGAGTTCGGCTCTCATGAAGACGCAGTGGCCGCCATGTCAAAGGACAAAAATCACATGC AGCACCGATACATTGAACTGTTTTTGAACTCTACAGCCAGTGGAGGGTCTGAAATGG gtcgtggtggtggtggtagtttCTACGGCAGCTCTGGAGGCATGGGTTCAAGAGGAGGTGGGCTGAGGGGGATGTTTTAA
- the rufy2 gene encoding RUN and FYVE domain-containing protein 2 isoform X4, with protein MATPAAEHDLALGDAEGSKDKEEVFGVLRLQEERAAERAAAAAKAPDGRWQAPIFALARKASETLSGSIHVLPKAAEQKHGAFSDEEWGAHALRDPMAMERANLLNMAKLSIKGLIESALSFGRTLDSDYPPLQQFFVVMEHCLKHGLKVKKSFLGYNKSLWGPLEMVEKLCPEAGEIVASVRDLPGLKTPLGRARAWLRLALMQKKLADYLRCLITRKDLLSDFYESGAVMLEEEGAVIVGLLVGLNVIDANLCVKGEDLDTQVGVIDFSMYLKNDIDDYRSEERNGQIAAILDQKNYVEELNRQLNSTVHSLQGRVDSLEKSNTKLIEELAIAKNNIIKLQEENHQLRNENAIILMKAQQHLEMSQADVGVELDTYKQSRQGLDEMYNEARRQLREECQLRQDVENELVVQVSMKQEMELAMKLLEKDIHEKQDTLIGLRHQLDEVKAINVEMYQKMQRSDDSMKQKNDIIARLEEKTNQITATMKQLEQSDKDLLSQTRTLAMSFVKCASTDTEHQYKLVKDISF; from the exons ATGGCGACGCCGGCGGCCGAGCACGACCTCGCCCTAGGTGACGCGGAGGGCAGCAAGGACAAGGAGGAGGTGTTCGGCGTGCTGCGGCTACAGGAGGAGCGCGCGGCCGAGCGGGCTGCGGCTGCCGCGAAGGCGCCCGACGGCCGCTGGCAGGCGCCCATCTTCGCGTTGGCCAGGAAGGCGTCCGAGACCCTGTCGGGCAGCATCCACGTCCTTCCCAAGGCGGCGGAGCAGAAGCACGGCGCGTTCTCGGACGAGGAGTGGGGCGCGCACG CTCTCCGGGACCCCATGGCTATGGAGCGCGCCAACCTGCTCAACATGGCCAAGCTGAGCATCAAGGGGCTCATCGAGTCGGCACTGAGCTTTGGCCGCACCCTTGACTCTGACTACCCACCCCTGCAGCAGTTCTTCGTTGTCATGGAGCACTGCCTCAAACATGGTCTGAAAG TGAAGAAGTCTTTTCTGGGATACAACAAGTCACTGTGGGGCCCCCTGGAGATGGTGGAGAAGCTGTGTCCTGAGGCCGGGGAGATCGTCGCGAGCGTCAGGGACTTGCCAGGACTCAA GACCCCTCTGGGTCGGGCTCGTGCGTGGTTGCGTCTTGCTCTGATGCAGAAGAAACTGGCTGACTACCTCCGCTGCCTCATCACCCGGAAGGACCTGCTTAG CGACTTCTACGAGAGCGGTGCCGTcatgctggaggaggaaggtgcCGTCATCGTCGGGCTGCTGGTGGGGCTCAACGTCATCGATGCCAACCTGTGCGTGAAGGGTGAGGACCTGGACACACAA GTTGGAGTCATTGATTTCTCCATGTATCTGAAGAATGACATTGATGACTACAGGAGTGAAGAAAG AAATGGCCAAATTGCTGCTATTCTGGACCAGAAGAATTATGTAGAAGAGCTGAACAGGCAGCTCAA TTCTACAGTTCACAGCCTGCAAGGTCGGGTTGACTCCCTGGAGAAATCTAACACTAAACTCATTGAGGAG CTGGCCATCGCAAAGAACAACATCATCAAACTGCAGGAGGAGAACCATCAGCTGAGAAACGAGAACGCCATCATTCTGATGAAAGCCCAGCAACACCTCGAG ATGAGCCAGGCGGACGTGGGCGTGGAGCTCGACACCTACAAACAGTCGAGGCAAGGTCTGGATGAGATGTACAACGAGGCCCGGAGGCAGTTGCGGGAAGAGTGTCAACTCCGACAG GACGTGGAGAATGAGCTGGTGGTGCAGGTCAGCATGAAGCAGGAGATGGAGCTGGCCATGAAGTTGCTGGAGAAGGACATCCACGAGAAGCAGGACACGCTGATCGGTCTGCGGCACCAGCTGGATGAGGTCAAGGCCATCAATGTGGAGATGTACCAGAAAATGCAG CGTTCGGATGATAGCATGAAGCAGAAGAACGACATCATCGCTCGGCTGGAGGAGAAGACCAATCAGATAACTGCAACCATGAAACAGCTGGAGCAAAG CGACAAAGACTTGCTGAGCCAGACTCGAACCCTTGCCATGTCCTTCGTGAAATGCGCCAGCACAGACACCGAACACCAATACAAGCTTGTCAAAGACATTTCTTTTTGA
- the hnrnph3 gene encoding heterogeneous nuclear ribonucleoprotein H3 isoform X1 encodes MSLNDEGFVVRIRGLPWSCTQEEVAEFFSDCDIVGGVSGVCFTFSKEGRPSGEAFIELKTAEDFKNAIAKDRKYMGHRYIEVFKSNRSEMDWVLKRCGPTDYDSSSGCMLRLRGLPFGCSKEEIVQFFAGLKIVPNGITLPMDFQGRSTGEAFVQFASKEIAEKALGKHKERIGHRYIEIFKSSRNEIRAYYELPRRMMGQRPGPYDRPLMGRGGFFGPGPGRGGSVLDQMRSGGGYSGGYGGFDNYNGFNNYCFGNGMFEDRVRGDRARGMGGHGYSSGDAGSGFHSGHFVHMRGLPFRATEADVASFFAPLSPVRVHIDVGPNGKSTGEADVEFGSHEDAVAAMSKDKNHMQHRYIELFLNSTASGGSEMGRGGGGSFYGSSGGMGSRGGGLRGMF; translated from the exons ATGTCTCTTAACGATGAGGGGTTCGTCGTGCGAATTCGGGGCCTTCCTTGGTCCTGTACACAGGAGGAAGTGGCTGAGTTTTTCTCAG ACTGTGACATAGTTGGGGGCGTAAGTGGAGTGTGCTTCACCTTTTCTAAAGAAGGACGGCCCAGTGGAGAGGCTTTTATTGAACTGAAAACTGCAGAAGACTTCAAAAATGCCATCGCCAAGGATCGTAAATACATGGGCCATCGCTACATTGAAG TGTTCAAGTCAAACCGCAGCGAGATGGACTGGGTACTGAAACGCTGTGGCCCTACTGACTACGACAGCAGCAGTGGGTGTATGCTGCGGCTGCGAGGGCTGCCCTTCGGCTGCAGCAAGGAAGAGATCGTCCAGTTCTTTGCAG GGTTGAAAATCGTGCCAAATGGGATAACATTGCCGATGGACTTCCAGGGGAGGAGTACGGGGGAAGCCTTCGTGCAGTTTGCCTCAAAGGAGATAGCAGAAAAAGCTCTTGggaaacacaaggaaagaaTAGGGCACAG GTACATAGAGATCTTCAAAAGCAGTAGAAATGAAATTCGGGCTTATTATGAGCTGCCACGGAGGATGATGGGACAGCGGCCAGGGCCGTATGACAGGCCCTTGATGGGCCGCGGAGGGTTTTTTGGTCCTGGACCAGGAAGAGGGGGCAGCGTTTTGGATCAGATGCGCAGTGGAGGGGGCTACAGTGGTG GCTACGGGGGATTTGACAATTACAACGGCTTTAATAACTACTGTTTTGGCAACGGCATGTTTGAGGACAGAGTCAGAGGCGACcgagccagag GGATGGGTGGACACGGCTACAGTAGTGGGGATGCTGGCTCCGGCTTCCACAGCGGACACTTTGTGCACATGAGGGGCCTTCCTTTCCGAGCGACCGAGGCAGACGTTGCCAGC TTCTTCGCACCACTGAGCCCTGTACGAGTGCACATTGACGTCGGGCCCAACGGGAAATCCACAGGCGAGGCCGATGTGGAGTTCGGCTCTCATGAAGACGCAGTGGCCGCCATGTCAAAGGACAAAAATCACATGC AGCACCGATACATTGAACTGTTTTTGAACTCTACAGCCAGTGGAGGGTCTGAAATGG gtcgtggtggtggtggtagtttCTACGGCAGCTCTGGAGGCATGGGTTCAAGAGGAGGTGGGCTGAGGGGGATGTTTTAA
- the rufy2 gene encoding RUN and FYVE domain-containing protein 2 isoform X1, giving the protein MATPAAEHDLALGDAEGSKDKEEVFGVLRLQEERAAERAAAAAKAPDGRWQAPIFALARKASETLSGSIHVLPKAAEQKHGAFSDEEWGAHALRDPMAMERANLLNMAKLSIKGLIESALSFGRTLDSDYPPLQQFFVVMEHCLKHGLKGTTPHITLPPPLFPGTQTITGRRHLSQACAFVKKSFLGYNKSLWGPLEMVEKLCPEAGEIVASVRDLPGLKTPLGRARAWLRLALMQKKLADYLRCLITRKDLLSDFYESGAVMLEEEGAVIVGLLVGLNVIDANLCVKGEDLDTQVGVIDFSMYLKNDIDDYRSEERNGQIAAILDQKNYVEELNRQLNSTVHSLQGRVDSLEKSNTKLIEELAIAKNNIIKLQEENHQLRNENAIILMKAQQHLEMSQADVGVELDTYKQSRQGLDEMYNEARRQLREECQLRQDVENELVVQVSMKQEMELAMKLLEKDIHEKQDTLIGLRHQLDEVKAINVEMYQKMQRSDDSMKQKNDIIARLEEKTNQITATMKQLEQRLQEAERDQWSAEDEVRKFKQDFANKADSLQRQISQREKQLVQLETDLKIEKEWRQTLQNDLERERETITQLSTEAQQINGLKKEFHQLQDENRALKGICAEQEQALQELGYKLSESKLKIEDIKEANKALQGGQVWLKDRDATHCKLCEKEFSISRRKHHCRNCGEIFCNACSDNELPLPASPKPVRVCDTCHALLLQRCSSSTT; this is encoded by the exons ATGGCGACGCCGGCGGCCGAGCACGACCTCGCCCTAGGTGACGCGGAGGGCAGCAAGGACAAGGAGGAGGTGTTCGGCGTGCTGCGGCTACAGGAGGAGCGCGCGGCCGAGCGGGCTGCGGCTGCCGCGAAGGCGCCCGACGGCCGCTGGCAGGCGCCCATCTTCGCGTTGGCCAGGAAGGCGTCCGAGACCCTGTCGGGCAGCATCCACGTCCTTCCCAAGGCGGCGGAGCAGAAGCACGGCGCGTTCTCGGACGAGGAGTGGGGCGCGCACG CTCTCCGGGACCCCATGGCTATGGAGCGCGCCAACCTGCTCAACATGGCCAAGCTGAGCATCAAGGGGCTCATCGAGTCGGCACTGAGCTTTGGCCGCACCCTTGACTCTGACTACCCACCCCTGCAGCAGTTCTTCGTTGTCATGGAGCACTGCCTCAAACATGGTCTGAAAGGTACCACCCCGCACATTACCCTGCCGCCACCTCTGTTCCCGGGGACACAAACCATAACTGGAAGGCGACATTTATCCCAAGCCTGTGCATTTG TGAAGAAGTCTTTTCTGGGATACAACAAGTCACTGTGGGGCCCCCTGGAGATGGTGGAGAAGCTGTGTCCTGAGGCCGGGGAGATCGTCGCGAGCGTCAGGGACTTGCCAGGACTCAA GACCCCTCTGGGTCGGGCTCGTGCGTGGTTGCGTCTTGCTCTGATGCAGAAGAAACTGGCTGACTACCTCCGCTGCCTCATCACCCGGAAGGACCTGCTTAG CGACTTCTACGAGAGCGGTGCCGTcatgctggaggaggaaggtgcCGTCATCGTCGGGCTGCTGGTGGGGCTCAACGTCATCGATGCCAACCTGTGCGTGAAGGGTGAGGACCTGGACACACAA GTTGGAGTCATTGATTTCTCCATGTATCTGAAGAATGACATTGATGACTACAGGAGTGAAGAAAG AAATGGCCAAATTGCTGCTATTCTGGACCAGAAGAATTATGTAGAAGAGCTGAACAGGCAGCTCAA TTCTACAGTTCACAGCCTGCAAGGTCGGGTTGACTCCCTGGAGAAATCTAACACTAAACTCATTGAGGAG CTGGCCATCGCAAAGAACAACATCATCAAACTGCAGGAGGAGAACCATCAGCTGAGAAACGAGAACGCCATCATTCTGATGAAAGCCCAGCAACACCTCGAG ATGAGCCAGGCGGACGTGGGCGTGGAGCTCGACACCTACAAACAGTCGAGGCAAGGTCTGGATGAGATGTACAACGAGGCCCGGAGGCAGTTGCGGGAAGAGTGTCAACTCCGACAG GACGTGGAGAATGAGCTGGTGGTGCAGGTCAGCATGAAGCAGGAGATGGAGCTGGCCATGAAGTTGCTGGAGAAGGACATCCACGAGAAGCAGGACACGCTGATCGGTCTGCGGCACCAGCTGGATGAGGTCAAGGCCATCAATGTGGAGATGTACCAGAAAATGCAG CGTTCGGATGATAGCATGAAGCAGAAGAACGACATCATCGCTCGGCTGGAGGAGAAGACCAATCAGATAACTGCAACCATGAAACAGCTGGAGCAAAG ATTGCAGGAGGCGGAACGGGACCAGTGGAGCGCCGAGGACGAGGTGCGCAAGTTCAAACAGGACTTTGCCAACAAGGCGGACAGCCTGCAAAGGCAGATCAGCCAAAGAGAGAAGCAGCT GGTTCAGTTGGAGACGGACCTGAAGATTGAGAAGGAGTGGAGACAGACCCTGCAAAATGACCTGGAGCGAGAGCGCGAGACCATCACCCAGCTCAGCACCGAGGCCCAGCAAATAAACGGGCTCAAAAAG GAGTTTCATCAGTTGCAGGATGAGAACAGGGCACTGAAGGGGATCTGCGCGGAACAGGAGCAGGCCTTGCAGGAACTTGGCTACAAGCTCAGCGA ATCAAAGTTGAAAATTGAAGACATAAAGGAAGCGAATAAAGCTCTTCAG GGGGGGCAGGTTTGGCTCAAAGACAGGGATGCCACCCACTGTAAGCTGTGCGAAAAGGAGTTCTCCATCTCTAGGAGAAAG CATCATTGTAGGAACTGCGGGGAGATCTTCTGCAACGCCTGCTCTGACAATGAGCTGCCTCTGCCCGCCTCGCCCAAACCCGTGAGGGTATGCGACACCTGCCATGCTCTTTTGCTCCAgcgctgctcctccagcaccacctga
- the rufy2 gene encoding RUN and FYVE domain-containing protein 2 isoform X2: MATPAAEHDLALGDAEGSKDKEEVFGVLRLQEERAAERAAAAAKAPDGRWQAPIFALARKASETLSGSIHVLPKAAEQKHGAFSDEEWGAHALRDPMAMERANLLNMAKLSIKGLIESALSFGRTLDSDYPPLQQFFVVMEHCLKHGLKVKKSFLGYNKSLWGPLEMVEKLCPEAGEIVASVRDLPGLKTPLGRARAWLRLALMQKKLADYLRCLITRKDLLSDFYESGAVMLEEEGAVIVGLLVGLNVIDANLCVKGEDLDTQVGVIDFSMYLKNDIDDYRSEERNGQIAAILDQKNYVEELNRQLNSTVHSLQGRVDSLEKSNTKLIEELAIAKNNIIKLQEENHQLRNENAIILMKAQQHLEMSQADVGVELDTYKQSRQGLDEMYNEARRQLREECQLRQDVENELVVQVSMKQEMELAMKLLEKDIHEKQDTLIGLRHQLDEVKAINVEMYQKMQRSDDSMKQKNDIIARLEEKTNQITATMKQLEQRLQEAERDQWSAEDEVRKFKQDFANKADSLQRQISQREKQLVQLETDLKIEKEWRQTLQNDLERERETITQLSTEAQQINGLKKEFHQLQDENRALKGICAEQEQALQELGYKLSESKLKIEDIKEANKALQGGQVWLKDRDATHCKLCEKEFSISRRKHHCRNCGEIFCNACSDNELPLPASPKPVRVCDTCHALLLQRCSSSTT, translated from the exons ATGGCGACGCCGGCGGCCGAGCACGACCTCGCCCTAGGTGACGCGGAGGGCAGCAAGGACAAGGAGGAGGTGTTCGGCGTGCTGCGGCTACAGGAGGAGCGCGCGGCCGAGCGGGCTGCGGCTGCCGCGAAGGCGCCCGACGGCCGCTGGCAGGCGCCCATCTTCGCGTTGGCCAGGAAGGCGTCCGAGACCCTGTCGGGCAGCATCCACGTCCTTCCCAAGGCGGCGGAGCAGAAGCACGGCGCGTTCTCGGACGAGGAGTGGGGCGCGCACG CTCTCCGGGACCCCATGGCTATGGAGCGCGCCAACCTGCTCAACATGGCCAAGCTGAGCATCAAGGGGCTCATCGAGTCGGCACTGAGCTTTGGCCGCACCCTTGACTCTGACTACCCACCCCTGCAGCAGTTCTTCGTTGTCATGGAGCACTGCCTCAAACATGGTCTGAAAG TGAAGAAGTCTTTTCTGGGATACAACAAGTCACTGTGGGGCCCCCTGGAGATGGTGGAGAAGCTGTGTCCTGAGGCCGGGGAGATCGTCGCGAGCGTCAGGGACTTGCCAGGACTCAA GACCCCTCTGGGTCGGGCTCGTGCGTGGTTGCGTCTTGCTCTGATGCAGAAGAAACTGGCTGACTACCTCCGCTGCCTCATCACCCGGAAGGACCTGCTTAG CGACTTCTACGAGAGCGGTGCCGTcatgctggaggaggaaggtgcCGTCATCGTCGGGCTGCTGGTGGGGCTCAACGTCATCGATGCCAACCTGTGCGTGAAGGGTGAGGACCTGGACACACAA GTTGGAGTCATTGATTTCTCCATGTATCTGAAGAATGACATTGATGACTACAGGAGTGAAGAAAG AAATGGCCAAATTGCTGCTATTCTGGACCAGAAGAATTATGTAGAAGAGCTGAACAGGCAGCTCAA TTCTACAGTTCACAGCCTGCAAGGTCGGGTTGACTCCCTGGAGAAATCTAACACTAAACTCATTGAGGAG CTGGCCATCGCAAAGAACAACATCATCAAACTGCAGGAGGAGAACCATCAGCTGAGAAACGAGAACGCCATCATTCTGATGAAAGCCCAGCAACACCTCGAG ATGAGCCAGGCGGACGTGGGCGTGGAGCTCGACACCTACAAACAGTCGAGGCAAGGTCTGGATGAGATGTACAACGAGGCCCGGAGGCAGTTGCGGGAAGAGTGTCAACTCCGACAG GACGTGGAGAATGAGCTGGTGGTGCAGGTCAGCATGAAGCAGGAGATGGAGCTGGCCATGAAGTTGCTGGAGAAGGACATCCACGAGAAGCAGGACACGCTGATCGGTCTGCGGCACCAGCTGGATGAGGTCAAGGCCATCAATGTGGAGATGTACCAGAAAATGCAG CGTTCGGATGATAGCATGAAGCAGAAGAACGACATCATCGCTCGGCTGGAGGAGAAGACCAATCAGATAACTGCAACCATGAAACAGCTGGAGCAAAG ATTGCAGGAGGCGGAACGGGACCAGTGGAGCGCCGAGGACGAGGTGCGCAAGTTCAAACAGGACTTTGCCAACAAGGCGGACAGCCTGCAAAGGCAGATCAGCCAAAGAGAGAAGCAGCT GGTTCAGTTGGAGACGGACCTGAAGATTGAGAAGGAGTGGAGACAGACCCTGCAAAATGACCTGGAGCGAGAGCGCGAGACCATCACCCAGCTCAGCACCGAGGCCCAGCAAATAAACGGGCTCAAAAAG GAGTTTCATCAGTTGCAGGATGAGAACAGGGCACTGAAGGGGATCTGCGCGGAACAGGAGCAGGCCTTGCAGGAACTTGGCTACAAGCTCAGCGA ATCAAAGTTGAAAATTGAAGACATAAAGGAAGCGAATAAAGCTCTTCAG GGGGGGCAGGTTTGGCTCAAAGACAGGGATGCCACCCACTGTAAGCTGTGCGAAAAGGAGTTCTCCATCTCTAGGAGAAAG CATCATTGTAGGAACTGCGGGGAGATCTTCTGCAACGCCTGCTCTGACAATGAGCTGCCTCTGCCCGCCTCGCCCAAACCCGTGAGGGTATGCGACACCTGCCATGCTCTTTTGCTCCAgcgctgctcctccagcaccacctga
- the rufy2 gene encoding RUN and FYVE domain-containing protein 2 isoform X3: MATPAAEHDLALGDAEGSKDKEEVFGVLRLQEERAAERAAAAAKAPDGRWQAPIFALARKASETLSGSIHVLPKAAEQKHGAFSDEEWGAHALRDPMAMERANLLNMAKLSIKGLIESALSFGRTLDSDYPPLQQFFVVMEHCLKHGLKGTTPHITLPPPLFPGTQTITGRRHLSQACAFVKKSFLGYNKSLWGPLEMVEKLCPEAGEIVASVRDLPGLKTPLGRARAWLRLALMQKKLADYLRCLITRKDLLSDFYESGAVMLEEEGAVIVGLLVGLNVIDANLCVKGEDLDTQVGVIDFSMYLKNDIDDYRSEERNGQIAAILDQKNYVEELNRQLNSTVHSLQGRVDSLEKSNTKLIEELAIAKNNIIKLQEENHQLRNENAIILMKAQQHLEMSQADVGVELDTYKQSRQGLDEMYNEARRQLREECQLRQDVENELVVQVSMKQEMELAMKLLEKDIHEKQDTLIGLRHQLDEVKAINVEMYQKMQRSDDSMKQKNDIIARLEEKTNQITATMKQLEQSDKDLLSQTRTLAMSFVKCASTDTEHQYKLVKDISF, from the exons ATGGCGACGCCGGCGGCCGAGCACGACCTCGCCCTAGGTGACGCGGAGGGCAGCAAGGACAAGGAGGAGGTGTTCGGCGTGCTGCGGCTACAGGAGGAGCGCGCGGCCGAGCGGGCTGCGGCTGCCGCGAAGGCGCCCGACGGCCGCTGGCAGGCGCCCATCTTCGCGTTGGCCAGGAAGGCGTCCGAGACCCTGTCGGGCAGCATCCACGTCCTTCCCAAGGCGGCGGAGCAGAAGCACGGCGCGTTCTCGGACGAGGAGTGGGGCGCGCACG CTCTCCGGGACCCCATGGCTATGGAGCGCGCCAACCTGCTCAACATGGCCAAGCTGAGCATCAAGGGGCTCATCGAGTCGGCACTGAGCTTTGGCCGCACCCTTGACTCTGACTACCCACCCCTGCAGCAGTTCTTCGTTGTCATGGAGCACTGCCTCAAACATGGTCTGAAAGGTACCACCCCGCACATTACCCTGCCGCCACCTCTGTTCCCGGGGACACAAACCATAACTGGAAGGCGACATTTATCCCAAGCCTGTGCATTTG TGAAGAAGTCTTTTCTGGGATACAACAAGTCACTGTGGGGCCCCCTGGAGATGGTGGAGAAGCTGTGTCCTGAGGCCGGGGAGATCGTCGCGAGCGTCAGGGACTTGCCAGGACTCAA GACCCCTCTGGGTCGGGCTCGTGCGTGGTTGCGTCTTGCTCTGATGCAGAAGAAACTGGCTGACTACCTCCGCTGCCTCATCACCCGGAAGGACCTGCTTAG CGACTTCTACGAGAGCGGTGCCGTcatgctggaggaggaaggtgcCGTCATCGTCGGGCTGCTGGTGGGGCTCAACGTCATCGATGCCAACCTGTGCGTGAAGGGTGAGGACCTGGACACACAA GTTGGAGTCATTGATTTCTCCATGTATCTGAAGAATGACATTGATGACTACAGGAGTGAAGAAAG AAATGGCCAAATTGCTGCTATTCTGGACCAGAAGAATTATGTAGAAGAGCTGAACAGGCAGCTCAA TTCTACAGTTCACAGCCTGCAAGGTCGGGTTGACTCCCTGGAGAAATCTAACACTAAACTCATTGAGGAG CTGGCCATCGCAAAGAACAACATCATCAAACTGCAGGAGGAGAACCATCAGCTGAGAAACGAGAACGCCATCATTCTGATGAAAGCCCAGCAACACCTCGAG ATGAGCCAGGCGGACGTGGGCGTGGAGCTCGACACCTACAAACAGTCGAGGCAAGGTCTGGATGAGATGTACAACGAGGCCCGGAGGCAGTTGCGGGAAGAGTGTCAACTCCGACAG GACGTGGAGAATGAGCTGGTGGTGCAGGTCAGCATGAAGCAGGAGATGGAGCTGGCCATGAAGTTGCTGGAGAAGGACATCCACGAGAAGCAGGACACGCTGATCGGTCTGCGGCACCAGCTGGATGAGGTCAAGGCCATCAATGTGGAGATGTACCAGAAAATGCAG CGTTCGGATGATAGCATGAAGCAGAAGAACGACATCATCGCTCGGCTGGAGGAGAAGACCAATCAGATAACTGCAACCATGAAACAGCTGGAGCAAAG CGACAAAGACTTGCTGAGCCAGACTCGAACCCTTGCCATGTCCTTCGTGAAATGCGCCAGCACAGACACCGAACACCAATACAAGCTTGTCAAAGACATTTCTTTTTGA